From Microaerobacter geothermalis, a single genomic window includes:
- the secE gene encoding preprotein translocase subunit SecE: MGFLAKIGTGFRKTSDFFRDGWMELKKVRWPGRKELTSFTIVVLVVVTLITIFFAIIDLLISQVLNLILG, encoded by the coding sequence GTGGGTTTTCTAGCAAAAATAGGGACTGGCTTTAGGAAAACCTCCGATTTCTTCCGAGACGGATGGATGGAATTGAAAAAGGTCCGTTGGCCTGGCCGCAAAGAATTAACAAGCTTCACAATAGTGGTGCTTGTTGTTGTCACGCTTATTACGATATTCTTTGCGATTATCGATCTCCTGATATCTCAAGTACTCAATTTGATTTTAGGATAA
- the rplJ gene encoding 50S ribosomal protein L10 — protein MTVREEKVQLVAEITQKLRDSKSTIITDYRGLNVAEVTELRKQLREAGVDFKVYKNTLTRRAAAEAELTELNPHLLGPTAIAFSFEDVVAPAKILTEFAKKHNALEIKAGIIEGKVIDSNEVKKVASLPSREGLLSMLLSVLQAPIRNFALATKAVADQKEQQGA, from the coding sequence ATGACAGTTCGTGAGGAAAAGGTTCAGCTGGTTGCTGAGATTACCCAGAAACTAAGAGACAGTAAGAGTACGATTATTACAGACTACCGCGGGCTAAATGTAGCGGAAGTGACTGAGCTTCGAAAGCAACTTCGTGAAGCAGGCGTGGATTTCAAGGTTTACAAAAATACTTTAACCAGACGTGCCGCTGCAGAGGCTGAGTTGACAGAATTAAACCCTCATTTGCTTGGTCCAACAGCCATTGCTTTTAGTTTTGAAGATGTTGTGGCACCTGCCAAAATCTTAACTGAGTTTGCCAAAAAGCATAATGCCCTCGAAATTAAAGCAGGTATCATCGAAGGAAAAGTGATTGATTCCAACGAAGTGAAGAAAGTGGCTAGCCTTCCATCCAGAGAAGGATTATTGTCCATGCTTCTCAGCGTTCTTCAAGCTCCCATCCGCAATTTTGCCCTTGCAACTAAGGCGGTTGCCGATCAAAAAGAACAACAAGGTGCATAA
- the rpoB gene encoding DNA-directed RNA polymerase subunit beta — protein MTGHLVQCGRHRQRRTYARINEVLDIPNLIEIQRKSYEWFLKEGLNEMFQDISPIQDFTGNLVLEFIGYSLGEPKYDVDESKERDVTYAAPLRVKVRLINKETGEVKEQEVFMGDFPLMTDTGTFIINGAERVIVSQLVRSPSVYFSPKVDKNGKKTYTATVIPNRGAWLELETDAKDVIYVRIDRTRKIPVTVLLRALGFGHDQQIIDLLGEDEFIRNTLEKDNTDSTEKALIEIYERLRPGEPPTAENAKSLLVSRFFDPKRYDLASVGRYKINKKLHIKNRLFNQRLAETIIDTETGEIIAEAGQTIDRRLLDKIVQYLDREDVESRIGYMEVRPRGGVVEDEKISLQTIKIFSPLKDGEIIHVISNGKIDKNVKHITPADIIASINYFVNLLHGVGSTDDIDHLGNRRLRSVGELLQNQFRIGLSRMERVVRERMSIQDANVITPQALINIRPVIASIKEFFGSSQLSQFMDQTNPLAELTHKRRLSALGPGGLTRERAGFEVRDVHHSHYGRMCPIETPEGPNIGLINSLSTFARINEYGFIETPYRRVDPDTGKVTKEIVYLTADEEDNYVIAQANAPLDEEGNFINDHVICRYKDEILTMSRERVDFMDVSPKQVVSVATALIPFLENDDANRALMGSNMQRQAVPLLVPRAPFVGTGMEHKAAKDSGVVILAKHDGVVERVTAKEIRIRRQKLVDGTLVSGDVDRYKLHKFIRSNQGTCINQRPIVKKGDVVKAGEIIADGPSTEMGELALGQNVVVAFMTWEGYNYEDAILLSEKLVKEDVYTSIHIEEYEAEARDTKLGPEEITRDIPNVGEDALKNLDERGIIRVGAEISDGDILVGKVTPKGVTELTAEERLLHAIFGEKAREVRDTSLRVPHGGSGIVVDVKVFTRENGDELPPGVNQLVRVYIAQKRKISEGDKMAGRHGNKGVIARILPEEDMPFLPDGTPVQVVLNPLGVPSRMNIGQVLETHLGMAAKTLGIHMATPVFDGARENEVFNTLEEAGLSPDGKTVLYDGRTGEPFENRVTVGVMYMIKLAHMVDDKIHARSTGPYSLVTQQPLGGKAQFGGQRFGEMEVWALEAYGAAYTLQEILTVKSDDVVGRVKTYEAIVKGENVPEPGVPESFKVLIKELQSLGMDVKILSENEEEIEMREIDEDDENTGDKLNLNLEGAEVGQS, from the coding sequence TTGACAGGTCATCTTGTGCAGTGTGGACGTCATCGCCAGCGACGCACTTACGCCAGAATCAATGAAGTTCTTGATATCCCAAACCTTATTGAAATCCAAAGAAAGTCCTACGAATGGTTTTTAAAAGAGGGATTAAATGAAATGTTTCAAGACATTTCGCCTATTCAGGACTTTACAGGCAATCTTGTCCTGGAATTCATCGGTTATAGTTTGGGGGAACCTAAGTATGATGTGGATGAATCCAAGGAGAGGGATGTAACCTATGCGGCACCATTAAGAGTGAAAGTACGTCTTATTAATAAAGAAACCGGGGAAGTAAAAGAACAAGAAGTCTTTATGGGCGACTTCCCTTTAATGACGGACACTGGAACTTTTATTATCAATGGTGCCGAGAGGGTGATTGTAAGCCAACTCGTTCGTTCTCCTAGTGTTTATTTTAGCCCCAAGGTAGATAAAAACGGAAAAAAAACCTATACCGCTACCGTTATCCCAAATCGGGGAGCATGGTTGGAGTTGGAAACCGATGCCAAGGATGTGATTTATGTAAGAATCGACCGTACAAGAAAAATTCCTGTGACGGTTCTTTTGCGTGCCTTGGGATTTGGCCATGACCAACAGATCATCGACCTTTTGGGAGAAGATGAGTTTATCAGAAATACCTTGGAAAAGGATAATACGGATTCTACAGAAAAGGCTCTTATCGAAATCTATGAGCGACTTCGCCCGGGAGAGCCGCCAACTGCTGAAAATGCCAAAAGTCTTTTGGTATCCCGCTTCTTTGATCCGAAACGCTATGACTTAGCCAGCGTGGGCCGGTACAAAATCAATAAGAAACTTCATATTAAAAACCGATTATTCAATCAAAGGCTGGCTGAAACAATCATTGATACTGAAACTGGAGAAATCATTGCTGAAGCAGGCCAGACCATTGACAGGAGGCTGTTAGATAAAATCGTTCAATATTTAGATCGAGAAGATGTGGAATCCCGCATTGGTTATATGGAAGTCAGGCCGAGGGGAGGGGTTGTGGAAGACGAAAAGATTTCCCTCCAAACCATTAAGATTTTCTCACCTCTAAAAGACGGCGAAATCATTCATGTAATTTCCAATGGCAAGATTGATAAGAATGTAAAACATATCACCCCTGCAGATATTATTGCTTCTATTAATTACTTTGTAAACCTGCTGCATGGAGTAGGAAGTACGGATGATATTGATCATTTGGGGAATCGCCGGCTCCGCTCGGTTGGGGAGCTGTTGCAAAACCAATTCCGTATCGGGTTGTCTCGTATGGAACGTGTGGTCAGGGAGAGAATGTCTATCCAGGATGCCAATGTGATTACTCCCCAGGCGTTGATTAATATAAGACCGGTGATAGCATCCATTAAAGAATTTTTTGGAAGCAGCCAGCTCTCTCAATTTATGGACCAAACCAATCCTTTGGCTGAATTAACTCATAAGAGGAGATTAAGTGCCCTTGGGCCCGGCGGATTAACAAGGGAGAGGGCTGGATTTGAAGTAAGGGACGTGCATCATTCACATTATGGAAGAATGTGTCCAATAGAAACTCCTGAGGGACCCAATATCGGGTTAATTAACTCTCTATCCACCTTCGCCCGAATAAATGAATATGGATTTATCGAAACACCATACCGGAGGGTGGATCCGGATACAGGAAAGGTGACAAAGGAAATTGTTTATTTAACGGCAGACGAGGAAGATAATTACGTGATTGCCCAAGCAAATGCTCCTTTGGATGAAGAAGGTAATTTTATTAACGATCATGTGATTTGTCGTTATAAAGATGAGATCCTTACCATGTCAAGGGAAAGAGTTGACTTTATGGATGTTTCACCCAAGCAAGTGGTTTCTGTGGCAACTGCGCTGATTCCCTTCCTGGAAAACGATGATGCCAACCGTGCTTTGATGGGATCCAACATGCAACGGCAAGCGGTTCCTCTTTTGGTACCAAGGGCTCCGTTTGTTGGTACTGGCATGGAGCATAAAGCTGCTAAGGACTCCGGGGTGGTTATACTGGCAAAACATGATGGGGTTGTTGAGAGAGTAACCGCTAAGGAGATTAGAATCCGCAGACAGAAATTAGTAGATGGCACCTTGGTATCCGGAGATGTGGATCGTTATAAATTGCACAAATTTATTCGTTCCAACCAAGGGACCTGTATCAATCAGCGTCCTATTGTTAAAAAGGGTGATGTTGTTAAAGCCGGTGAGATCATTGCTGACGGACCTTCTACAGAAATGGGAGAATTGGCGTTAGGTCAGAATGTCGTTGTCGCTTTTATGACATGGGAAGGATATAACTACGAGGATGCTATTCTTTTAAGCGAGAAATTAGTAAAAGAAGATGTCTATACATCGATCCATATTGAAGAATATGAGGCAGAAGCCAGGGATACCAAGTTGGGTCCGGAAGAAATAACCAGGGACATTCCCAATGTTGGAGAAGATGCTCTGAAAAATTTGGATGAACGAGGAATTATCCGCGTGGGGGCAGAAATTTCCGATGGCGATATTTTAGTTGGAAAAGTAACACCTAAGGGAGTTACCGAACTTACTGCAGAAGAACGTCTTCTTCATGCTATCTTTGGAGAAAAGGCCAGGGAAGTGAGAGATACCTCCCTGAGGGTACCCCATGGCGGTTCAGGAATCGTAGTCGATGTAAAAGTATTTACCCGAGAAAACGGAGATGAATTGCCTCCTGGAGTCAATCAATTGGTTCGGGTATATATCGCTCAAAAACGGAAGATCTCCGAAGGAGACAAAATGGCTGGACGTCATGGAAACAAAGGGGTTATTGCTCGAATTCTTCCAGAAGAAGATATGCCATTTCTGCCTGATGGAACGCCGGTTCAAGTGGTATTAAATCCCCTTGGAGTGCCATCCCGTATGAACATCGGTCAAGTGTTGGAAACTCACTTGGGAATGGCTGCAAAAACATTGGGTATCCATATGGCGACACCGGTATTTGATGGCGCAAGGGAAAATGAAGTATTTAACACCCTTGAAGAAGCTGGCTTAAGTCCTGACGGAAAAACCGTCCTCTACGATGGAAGGACTGGAGAACCATTTGAAAATCGCGTAACCGTTGGCGTAATGTATATGATTAAATTGGCACACATGGTTGATGACAAGATTCATGCCCGTTCCACTGGACCATATTCTCTCGTGACTCAACAGCCCTTGGGTGGGAAAGCCCAGTTTGGTGGTCAGCGTTTCGGAGAGATGGAGGTTTGGGCTTTAGAAGCCTATGGAGCAGCGTACACCTTACAAGAAATCCTTACGGTCAAATCAGATGATGTTGTCGGACGTGTTAAAACCTATGAAGCGATTGTAAAAGGTGAAAATGTTCCTGAACCTGGTGTCCCAGAATCCTTTAAGGTATTAATTAAGGAATTGCAGAGCCTGGGTATGGATGTAAAAATCCTGTCCGAAAATGAAGAAGAGATTGAAATGCGTGAAATTGATGAAGATGATGAGAACACCGGGGATAAGCTGAATCTTAATCTTGAAGGCGCTGAAGTTGGTCAATCGTGA
- the rplA gene encoding 50S ribosomal protein L1 — translation MPKRGKKYQEALKQVDRNASYDANEAIELVKKLSSAKFDETVEIAVRLGVDPKKADQQVRGAVVLPHGTGKTQKVLVFAKGEKAKEAEAAGADYVGDVDYINKINQGWFEFDVVVATPDMMGEVGKLGRVLGPKGLMPNPKTGTVTFDVAKAVKEIKAGKIEYRVDKAGNIHAPIGKVSFDTDKLVDNLKTVIEALKKAKPAAAKGVYIRNVSVSSTMGPGVRISLSNIATL, via the coding sequence ATGCCAAAAAGAGGTAAGAAGTATCAGGAAGCATTAAAACAAGTAGATCGCAATGCTTCCTATGATGCGAACGAAGCCATTGAATTAGTGAAAAAATTGTCTTCTGCTAAATTCGATGAAACCGTAGAAATTGCTGTTCGTTTGGGGGTTGATCCCAAGAAAGCTGATCAACAAGTTCGTGGAGCAGTTGTCCTCCCCCATGGGACAGGAAAAACCCAAAAGGTTTTAGTATTTGCTAAAGGAGAAAAGGCGAAGGAAGCTGAAGCTGCAGGAGCAGACTATGTAGGAGATGTAGATTACATCAATAAAATCAACCAAGGTTGGTTTGAGTTTGATGTGGTCGTTGCCACTCCTGACATGATGGGTGAAGTAGGTAAATTAGGTCGTGTATTAGGACCTAAGGGACTTATGCCTAACCCTAAAACAGGTACCGTTACCTTTGATGTAGCTAAGGCAGTAAAGGAAATTAAAGCAGGTAAGATTGAATACCGTGTAGATAAGGCTGGAAATATCCATGCTCCTATTGGCAAGGTGTCCTTTGATACTGATAAATTGGTTGACAACCTAAAAACAGTGATCGAAGCCCTTAAAAAAGCAAAACCTGCTGCTGCAAAAGGGGTTTACATTCGAAATGTATCTGTAAGTTCAACCATGGGTCCCGGAGTTAGAATTAGCCTATCAAACATTGCGACATTGTAG
- a CDS encoding class I SAM-dependent methyltransferase — MNEHYYSNKPLVAHDERIIEETLRGRPFRFMTDSGVFSKQRIDFGSRLLIETILVEENQDILDMGCGYGPIGIVAATLTKTGQVLMADINERAVELAKRNVQLNQVFNAEVILSNQFEQLEGKRFHHILINPPIRAGKNTIYQMFSGSYDHLYPNGYLWVVIQKKQGASSAFSFLSNRFDEVEEVEKKKGYSIFRAKKIKYS, encoded by the coding sequence ATGAATGAACACTATTACTCCAATAAGCCATTAGTTGCACATGATGAACGGATCATTGAGGAAACCTTACGGGGAAGACCATTCCGATTTATGACCGACTCCGGAGTATTCTCGAAGCAAAGGATTGACTTTGGCTCTCGTCTTTTAATTGAAACCATTCTAGTGGAAGAAAACCAGGATATTTTAGATATGGGATGCGGGTATGGTCCCATTGGAATCGTTGCGGCTACATTAACAAAAACAGGCCAAGTACTGATGGCGGATATTAATGAAAGGGCCGTTGAACTGGCAAAAAGGAACGTTCAACTGAATCAAGTGTTTAACGCAGAGGTCATCTTAAGCAATCAGTTTGAACAATTGGAAGGGAAACGATTTCATCATATACTAATCAATCCTCCTATTCGAGCCGGGAAAAACACCATTTATCAAATGTTTTCAGGGAGCTATGATCACTTGTATCCAAACGGTTACTTATGGGTTGTTATTCAGAAGAAGCAAGGTGCCTCATCTGCCTTCTCTTTTTTATCGAATCGATTTGATGAAGTGGAAGAAGTGGAAAAGAAGAAGGGATATTCAATTTTCAGAGCCAAAAAAATAAAATATTCTTGA
- the rpmG gene encoding 50S ribosomal protein L33 translates to MRVTVTLACTECKQRNYTSEKNKRTNPDRIEMKKYCKFCNSHTVHRETR, encoded by the coding sequence ATGCGGGTTACGGTCACTCTAGCTTGCACAGAATGCAAACAACGCAACTATACCTCGGAAAAGAATAAGCGAACAAACCCAGACCGCATTGAGATGAAGAAGTATTGCAAGTTTTGCAATTCACATACAGTTCATCGTGAAACAAGATAA
- the rplL gene encoding 50S ribosomal protein L7/L12 encodes MTKEQIIEAIKGMTVLELNDLVKAIEEEFGVTAAAPVAVVGGAAAEAAAEEQTEFDVILADAGASKINVIKVVREITGLGLKEAKALVDGTPAPVKEKISKDEAEQVKAKLEEAGAKVEVK; translated from the coding sequence ATGACTAAGGAACAAATTATTGAAGCCATTAAAGGCATGACTGTGCTTGAGTTAAACGATTTGGTAAAGGCTATAGAAGAAGAATTTGGTGTAACCGCTGCTGCTCCTGTTGCTGTTGTTGGCGGAGCTGCCGCTGAAGCTGCTGCTGAAGAGCAAACTGAATTTGATGTTATTCTTGCTGATGCTGGGGCTTCCAAAATCAATGTGATTAAAGTGGTTCGCGAAATTACTGGACTTGGTCTTAAAGAAGCTAAGGCTTTGGTTGATGGTACCCCAGCTCCTGTAAAAGAAAAAATTTCTAAGGATGAAGCTGAACAAGTGAAGGCAAAACTTGAAGAAGCTGGAGCAAAAGTAGAAGTAAAGTAA
- the rpoC gene encoding DNA-directed RNA polymerase subunit beta', whose protein sequence is MLDVNNFEFMQIGLASPEKIRSWSRGEVKKPETINYRTLKPEREGLFCEKIFGPTKDWECHCGKYKRVRYKGVVCDRCGVEVTRAKVRRERMGHIELAAPVSHIWFFKGIPSRMGLVLDMSPRSLEEVIYFASYVVTDPGGTPLEKKQLLSEKEFRSYREKYGYAFQAGMGAEAIKKLLQEIDVDKEVESLKEELKSAQGQRRNRAIKRLEVLEAFRNSGNKPEWMVMDVLPVIPPELRPMVQLDGGRFATSDLNDLYRRVINRNNRLKRLLDLGAPDIIVQNEKRMLQEAVDALIDNGRRGRPVTGPGNRPLKSLSHMLKGKQGRFRQNLLGKRVDYSGRSVIVVGPQLKMYQCGLPKEMALELFKPFVMKELVSKGLAHNIKSAKRKVERVNPEVWDVLEEVIREHPVLLNRAPTLHRLGIQAFEPILVEGRAIKLHPLVCTAYNADFDGDQMAVHVPLSAEAQAEARILMLAAQNILNPKDGKPVVTPSQDMVLGSYYLTIERPGAPGEGKVYRDGNEAIAAYLNKHISLHTRIAVPAKTLGKDKSTFTPEQYEALLVTTPGKIIFNEIFPRTLPFINVPTKENLSKGIPDEFFIFEKGTNVPEFIKQVKSYDAVKKGFLGTIIAEVFRRYGTTETSIMLDKIKELGFTYSTKAGITIAVSDIMVPEEKKTILEDAENRVQTVLQQYRRGLITDEERYDRVISIWSKAKDDLTNVLMNSLDKFNPIYMMANSGARGNVSQITQLAGMRGLMANPSGRIIELPIKSNFREGLAVLEYFISTHGARKGLADTALRTADSGYLTRRLVDVAQDVIVRENDCEDNNLETKGFVVKAISDGKEAIENLYDRIVGRYAGQNVKHPVTGDLIVQRNQLIDEDVAQAILEAGISEVKIRSVFTCRTRHGVCKMCYGRNLATGNVVEIGESVGIIAAQSIGEPGTQLTMRTFHTGGVAGDDITQGLPRVQELFEARNPKGQATITEIDGEIIDIREGKDRREIEIRGSVENKVYSIPYGSRIKVSVGQQVKAGDELTEGSVDPKEILKVKGIQGVQNYILQEVQKVYRMQGVEINDKHIEVMIRQMLRKIRVTNAGETHLLPGTFVDIHDFEDANRDAFFNGLQPAEGIPVLLGITKASLETDSFLSAASFQETTRVLTDAAIKGKRDQLLGLKENVIIGKLIPAGTGMSRYRNILMKTEGKPEDQEIEENVKETVTVK, encoded by the coding sequence TTGTTAGATGTGAATAATTTCGAATTCATGCAAATCGGTCTGGCGTCTCCAGAAAAAATCCGTTCCTGGTCCAGGGGTGAAGTTAAAAAACCGGAGACGATAAACTATAGAACTCTAAAGCCGGAAAGAGAAGGCTTGTTTTGTGAGAAGATATTTGGACCGACAAAGGACTGGGAATGTCACTGCGGCAAGTATAAAAGAGTTCGCTATAAAGGAGTTGTGTGTGACCGCTGTGGAGTCGAAGTCACTAGGGCAAAGGTGAGAAGAGAGCGGATGGGCCATATTGAATTGGCCGCTCCGGTATCTCATATCTGGTTCTTTAAAGGGATTCCTAGCCGCATGGGTCTCGTTTTGGATATGTCGCCGCGTTCTTTGGAAGAGGTAATTTACTTTGCTTCTTATGTGGTCACTGATCCAGGAGGGACGCCCCTTGAGAAGAAGCAGCTTCTCTCAGAAAAAGAATTCAGAAGCTATCGTGAAAAGTACGGATATGCCTTTCAAGCTGGAATGGGAGCAGAAGCGATAAAAAAACTCCTTCAGGAAATTGATGTGGATAAGGAAGTAGAATCTTTAAAGGAAGAACTAAAATCTGCCCAAGGACAACGCAGAAACAGAGCAATCAAAAGGTTGGAAGTGCTCGAAGCTTTTCGGAATTCGGGAAATAAACCGGAATGGATGGTCATGGACGTTCTTCCGGTGATTCCTCCAGAATTAAGGCCAATGGTCCAACTGGATGGAGGTCGTTTTGCCACTTCTGATCTAAACGATCTCTATCGCCGAGTCATCAACCGAAACAATCGGTTAAAGAGATTATTGGATCTCGGAGCACCGGATATAATTGTTCAAAATGAAAAAAGAATGCTTCAGGAAGCGGTAGATGCTCTTATAGATAACGGAAGAAGAGGACGTCCCGTAACCGGACCGGGAAACAGGCCTTTAAAATCCCTAAGTCATATGCTGAAAGGAAAACAGGGCCGTTTCCGTCAAAATCTGCTGGGTAAGCGGGTTGATTACTCTGGGCGTTCCGTTATCGTAGTTGGACCGCAGTTAAAAATGTATCAATGCGGTCTTCCGAAAGAAATGGCATTGGAGCTGTTCAAACCCTTTGTGATGAAGGAATTGGTCAGCAAAGGGCTTGCCCATAACATCAAGAGTGCCAAAAGAAAAGTAGAACGGGTAAATCCTGAAGTGTGGGATGTACTCGAGGAAGTAATTCGAGAACATCCGGTTCTTTTAAACCGTGCCCCAACCTTGCACCGGCTAGGGATTCAAGCCTTTGAACCGATCCTGGTTGAAGGGCGTGCCATCAAGCTTCATCCATTGGTATGTACTGCTTATAACGCTGACTTTGATGGAGACCAAATGGCTGTTCACGTTCCGCTTTCTGCAGAGGCGCAAGCAGAAGCCAGAATATTGATGCTGGCTGCCCAAAACATACTGAATCCCAAGGATGGAAAACCAGTGGTTACTCCATCCCAGGATATGGTTCTTGGGAGCTATTATCTCACCATTGAACGTCCAGGAGCCCCAGGGGAAGGGAAAGTATATCGCGATGGAAATGAAGCCATCGCTGCATATCTTAATAAACATATTTCTCTTCACACAAGGATTGCCGTTCCGGCAAAAACCCTTGGCAAAGACAAAAGTACCTTCACGCCTGAACAATATGAGGCATTGCTTGTAACCACACCGGGGAAAATTATTTTCAACGAGATATTCCCAAGGACTCTGCCGTTTATCAATGTACCAACTAAGGAAAATTTGTCTAAGGGAATTCCAGATGAATTTTTCATTTTTGAAAAAGGAACCAATGTTCCCGAGTTTATTAAACAAGTCAAATCATACGATGCGGTGAAAAAAGGATTTTTGGGAACCATCATTGCTGAGGTGTTCCGCCGTTATGGAACCACTGAAACTTCCATTATGTTGGACAAAATTAAAGAACTTGGGTTCACCTATTCAACAAAGGCAGGGATTACCATTGCCGTTTCAGACATTATGGTTCCGGAAGAAAAGAAAACGATTTTGGAAGATGCCGAAAACAGGGTCCAGACTGTTCTCCAGCAATACCGCCGCGGTTTAATTACCGATGAAGAGCGTTATGACAGGGTTATCTCTATCTGGAGTAAAGCGAAGGATGACTTAACCAATGTCTTAATGAATTCTCTGGATAAATTTAATCCTATTTATATGATGGCTAATTCCGGGGCTCGGGGTAACGTTTCTCAGATTACCCAGCTGGCCGGAATGAGGGGATTGATGGCCAATCCATCAGGCCGTATTATTGAGCTGCCGATCAAGTCTAACTTCAGGGAAGGACTTGCTGTATTGGAATATTTTATCTCAACCCACGGAGCCAGAAAAGGATTGGCGGATACCGCGTTAAGAACCGCCGACTCAGGATATTTAACCAGAAGACTGGTAGACGTAGCCCAGGATGTTATAGTACGCGAAAATGATTGTGAAGATAACAATTTAGAAACGAAGGGCTTTGTGGTAAAAGCGATCTCAGACGGGAAAGAAGCCATTGAAAATCTTTATGATCGGATTGTTGGCCGTTATGCCGGACAAAATGTTAAGCATCCGGTAACGGGAGATCTAATTGTTCAGCGAAATCAACTTATTGATGAGGATGTTGCCCAGGCAATCCTTGAAGCGGGCATTTCGGAAGTAAAGATTCGCTCCGTATTTACCTGCCGTACACGCCATGGTGTTTGCAAGATGTGTTATGGACGAAATTTGGCAACGGGTAACGTGGTTGAGATCGGCGAGTCCGTCGGAATTATTGCTGCCCAATCCATCGGAGAACCCGGCACACAATTAACCATGAGAACCTTCCATACCGGAGGAGTAGCTGGCGATGATATCACCCAAGGTTTGCCAAGGGTTCAAGAGCTATTTGAAGCTCGTAACCCAAAAGGGCAGGCCACCATTACCGAGATTGATGGAGAGATCATTGATATCAGAGAGGGAAAGGATCGCCGGGAGATAGAGATCAGGGGAAGTGTAGAAAACAAGGTGTATTCGATCCCTTATGGATCCCGAATTAAAGTATCCGTCGGGCAGCAGGTAAAAGCAGGGGATGAATTAACGGAAGGCTCCGTTGATCCAAAAGAGATCCTGAAAGTGAAAGGGATTCAAGGAGTTCAAAACTACATCCTTCAAGAAGTTCAAAAGGTATACCGGATGCAAGGGGTAGAAATTAACGATAAGCACATTGAGGTTATGATCAGACAAATGTTAAGAAAGATACGTGTAACCAACGCTGGTGAAACTCATTTGCTTCCCGGAACATTTGTGGATATCCATGACTTTGAGGATGCAAATCGCGATGCGTTTTTCAATGGATTACAGCCCGCGGAAGGAATTCCGGTATTATTGGGTATTACCAAGGCATCCCTTGAAACAGACTCTTTCTTGTCTGCCGCCTCTTTCCAAGAGACAACACGGGTACTTACTGATGCGGCAATCAAAGGAAAACGGGACCAGCTCCTTGGATTGAAGGAAAATGTGATCATCGGAAAGCTGATTCCTGCTGGCACAGGAATGTCAAGATATCGCAATATCTTGATGAAGACGGAAGGAAAACCCGAAGATCAAGAGATAGAAGAAAATGTGAAGGAAACGGTCACTGTCAAATAA
- the nusG gene encoding transcription termination/antitermination protein NusG produces the protein MEKNWYVVHTYSGYENKVKTNLEKRVESMEMQDKIFRVLVPVEEGIENKNGKQKTVLRKVFPGYVLVEMIMTDDSWYVVRNTPGVTGFVGSTGSGSKPTPLLPEEVASILKQMGMEELRPKVEFKVREQVKVKDGPFASFVGTVEEIQNDKQKLKVLVNMFGRETPVELDFAQVEKI, from the coding sequence ATGGAAAAAAATTGGTACGTTGTTCATACCTACTCGGGTTATGAAAACAAAGTAAAGACCAACTTAGAAAAACGGGTTGAGTCCATGGAAATGCAGGACAAAATCTTTCGCGTTCTTGTCCCTGTTGAAGAGGGAATTGAAAATAAGAATGGGAAGCAAAAAACTGTTCTGCGCAAGGTGTTTCCGGGGTATGTACTCGTTGAAATGATTATGACGGATGATTCGTGGTATGTCGTAAGAAATACCCCTGGTGTTACTGGTTTTGTCGGATCTACAGGCTCGGGCTCAAAGCCAACGCCGTTATTGCCAGAAGAAGTAGCCTCAATCCTAAAACAAATGGGTATGGAAGAATTAAGGCCAAAAGTGGAGTTTAAGGTTCGTGAACAGGTAAAAGTAAAAGATGGACCATTCGCCAGTTTTGTAGGTACTGTAGAAGAAATTCAAAATGACAAGCAAAAACTGAAAGTTTTAGTTAACATGTTTGGTAGGGAAACACCAGTTGAGCTAGATTTTGCTCAAGTGGAGAAGATATAG
- the rplK gene encoding 50S ribosomal protein L11: MAKKVIKIVKLQIPAGKANPAPPVGPALGQAGVNIMAFCKEFNARTQEQAGLIIPVEITVFEDRSFTFITKTPPAAVLLKKAAGIESGSGQPNKTKVATVKRDKVREIAELKMPDLNAASVEAAMRMVEGTARSMGIVIED; encoded by the coding sequence ATGGCAAAGAAAGTGATTAAGATTGTGAAATTGCAAATTCCCGCTGGCAAAGCGAATCCAGCTCCTCCTGTAGGTCCTGCCTTGGGTCAAGCTGGTGTAAATATTATGGCATTTTGTAAAGAATTTAATGCAAGAACACAAGAACAGGCAGGTTTAATCATCCCGGTTGAAATTACCGTATTTGAAGATCGCTCCTTTACTTTCATCACAAAGACTCCTCCAGCAGCTGTTTTGCTGAAAAAAGCCGCTGGTATTGAATCTGGGTCAGGTCAGCCGAATAAGACAAAGGTAGCGACGGTTAAACGTGATAAAGTTCGTGAAATTGCCGAATTAAAAATGCCGGATTTAAATGCTGCCAGTGTTGAAGCAGCTATGCGCATGGTTGAAGGTACTGCCCGAAGCATGGGCATTGTCATTGAGGATTAA